In the Deinococcus planocerae genome, TAGGCCGGGCGCTGTCCCGCCGCGGTCACGCTCGTCACCGTCAGGACGTTCCGGCACCCGGCGGGCGTGTAGCCGCGCGCGTCCGCCCCGTCGTTCGCCGCCCCCGCCACCACGAGCGTCCCCCGGGCGGTGACGGCATCGAGGGCCGCCTGGACGCGGGCGTCGCAGCCGCTCAGCGGGATGAAGTCCGCGAAGAGGCTGAGGTTGAGCACCCGCGCCGGGTTGGGGTTGGCCGGAGCTCCGGGCACGGGGAGGCCCGCCGCCCAGCGCAGGGCGTCCGCGAGGTCCTGGGGGTCGATGAGGCCGTCCCCCCCCGCCACCCGCACGTGCACCACGCGGGCCTGCGGGTTGATGCCCGCCATGCCCCGCCCGTCGTGCGCCGCCGCGATCAGGTTGGCGACGACCTCGGCGTGATAGGCGAACGGGCCCACCCCGCTCGCGTCCCGGTCGCGCCCGCCACCGTCTCCGGAGCGCGCGGGGTTGGACACGAAGTCGTAGCCGTTGACCACCCTCCCCGCGAGTTCGGGACTGTTCACGAAGCCCGTGTCGAGCACCGCGACCGTGACCGGGGCGCCGCGCCTCCCGCCCAGCAGCGCCCACGCGCCCGGCGCCCGGATCGCCTCCAGGTTCCACTGCCGCGCGAAGAGCGGGTCGGACGGTCGATAGAGGGTAGGGACGAGCGGGGTGGTCGCGGGCGGGGCGGTCGGCGGCAGGAGCGGGGGGGTCGCCTGCGCCGGGGTGGGGAGGGGTTGGAGTTCCGGGAGGGCCGCCGGAGCGGACAGGGGCAGGGCGGGGATGGGGACGACCCGCGGCGCGGCGGCGGCCATGCCCGCGAGGGCGCCCGTCAGGAGCAGGGAACGCAGAAGGCTCACCCGCCCAGTCTGGCGCGCGGCGCTGACCCGTGACTGAGAGCGGGATGGCTCCCGGGAGGGGACAACGGGGGCCCCGGGCCCGCCCACCGCGTAGCATCCTCCCATGACCTCGACCCAGACAAAACGGCAAGTCGTCCTCCTGACGGGCGCGTCGAGCGGCATCGGGCGGGCGACGGCGGAGGAACTCGCCCGGCGCGGGCACACGCTCGTCCTCGCGGCGCGGCGGGCGGACGCTCTGGCGGCCCTGGCGCGCGAACTCGACCCCAGCGGCTCGCGCGTCCTCGCCGTGCCCACCGACGTGACCGACGCTGCCTCCCGCCGCGCGCTGATCGAGACGGCGCGGGGGCAGTTCGGCCAGGTGGACGTGCTCGTCAACAACGCGGGCGTCACCGTCGAGCGCGGCTGGTGGTGGGACGACCCCGACCCCCTGCGGGTGCTGCGGGTGAACCTGGAATCCCCCGTCGAACTCACCCGGCTGGTGCTGCCCGAGATGCGCGCCCGGGGCTCGGGTCACATCGTCAACATCGGCTCGGTGGCGGGGCGGGCGGCCACGAACGGCATCTACTCGGCGAGCAAATTCGGCCTGCGCGGCTTCTCGCTCGCCCTGCGCCGCGAACTCCTCGGCACGGGCGTCACCGTCAGCCTGATCGCCCCCGGCTTTGTCCGCAGCGAGATGACCCGCGCCGCCCGCCTCCCCATGCCCGGCCCCGAGGTCGTCGCCCGCGCCGTCGCCGACGTGCTGGAACGCCCACAGCGCGAGGTCATCGTCCCGCGTCTCTACCGCCCCCTCGCCTTCCTCGACCACGCCCTGCCCGGGGTGGGGGACTGGATCGTGCGGCGGCTGATCCGGCGCCGGTACGTGCACGGGGAAGGGTAAGGAGGGACGCTCGTGGTGTGAGGTGTCTCACGGCTGAAAGGTTGTGTTGGGCGAGGAGGGGCGCGGGGGGAGGTTTCGGTTCACCCCCTCCCAGCCTCCCCCCTCAAGGGGGAGGAGCTAAAAGAGCAAGGGCTTTTGCCTTTTTAAACCGTCAATCCGGATGCCCGATGAGTGCCTGTGACTCAACGCTCCTGGCCCACCACCACGTCGGCTCGCGCAGCGAGACGGTGGGCCCGCAGATGGGACGCGACAAGATCAAACCTTGCGTTCGGAAAGACCCGACCCCCCGCGCCATCCGTGTGCCCTTGCCTAGCGCAGCGCCGCTCCCCCTGCCCCCTCTGGGGGCAGGGGGCTGGGGGGTGGGGGTAAGCCGTGGCACGATGCCCAGCCCACCGAAGCCCCTCCCGGGAGGGCAGAGGCTATCCTCAACCCCATGACCGCCCCCACCCCGCCCCGCCCCCTCAACCTCCTGAGCATCCAGTCGTGGGTGAGCTACGGCCACGTCGGAAACGCCGCCGCCGTCTTCCCCCTGCAACGCCTCGGCTTCGAAGTCTGGGCCATCCACACGGTGCAGTTTTCCAACCACACCGGCTACGGCGCCTGGACGGGCACCGTCTTCCCCCCCGAGCACGTCGCCCAGATCATCGACGGCATCGAGGCGCGCGGGGCCCTGCCGGAGTGCCACGCCGTCCTGAGCGGCTACATGGGCTCCGAGGGCACGGTGGGCGCGGTCGTGGGCGCCGTCCGGCGGGTGCGGGCGGCCAACCCGGCGGCCCTGTACTGCTGCGACCCCGTGATGGGCGACGTGGGCCGCGGCGTGTTCGTGCGCCCCGAACTCCCCGACCTCATCCGCGAGCAGGCGATCCCCGAGGCCGACGTGGTGACGCCCAACCAGTTCGAACTCGAACTCCTGACCGGCCAGCGGGTGACGACCCTGGAAGAGGCGCTGGACGCCGCCCGCACCCTGCGGACGAGGCTGCGGGGGGGCGGGCCGCGCATCGTGGTCGTGACCAGCCTCGTGCGGGGGGACGCGCCGGAGGACGTGATCGAGACGCTGGCCGTGACGGAAGACGGCGCCTGGCTGTGCCGCACGCCGCTGCTGCCCCTCGATCCGCCGCGCAACGGCACCGGGGACGCCATCGCCGCGCTGTTTTTCGGGCACTACCTCCAGAGTGGGGACGCGGGCGAGGCCCTCGCCCTGAGCATGAGCGCCCTGTACGGCGTGCTCGACCTCACCCACCGGGCGGGCACGCGCGAGATTCAGCTCGTCGCCGCTCAGGAGGAATTCGTGCGGCCCTCGCGGGTGTTCGGGGCCGAGCGGGTGGGGTGAGAGGAGGCCCGCGCGTGACGGCGGTCGCCCTGCTCGCGGACGTTCACGGCAACCTCGCCGCCCTGGAGGCCGTGCTGGCTGAGCCCGAGGTCCGGGCCTGCGATGAGGTGGTGTTTCTGGGCGACGCCGTGATGAACGGTCCCTGGCCCGCCGAATGCCTGGCGCTGCTGAGAGAGCTCGGCTGCCGCGCCGTCATCGGCAACACCGACCTGGAGGTCCTGGCCGGGGCCGATCCCGTGGCGGCGTGGGCCAGGGAGCGGCTCTCCCCCGAGGAGCTGCTGTTCCTGGCGCGGCTGCCCCTGACCCTCCGCCGGGCACCGGGGGGACTGGATTCGGCTCAGGCGGAGGGCGGCACCCGGGACCTGCTGCTCATGCACGCCTCGCCCCGCAGTTCCTTCGATCTGCCCCTCCTCGAACCTCACCCCCTGGGCACGACGTTCACGCGCGCCTGTGCCGACGGGGAATTGCGGGCCATGTTTCGCGGCAGCCACGCCGGGCTCGGTGTCTTCGGCCACATCCACTACGCCTCGTGGCGAGGGCTCGGCGGGCAGGCCCTCGCCTCGGTCGGGTCCGTCGGCTTCCCCTTCGACGGCGACCGGCGCGCGGCCTACGCGGTCGCCACCTGGCGCGGGGGAGGCTGGACCCTCGACCACCGCCGCGTGGCCTACGACAGCGAGGCCGTGGCGCGCGAGGTGGCGGCCTGCGGCCTGCCCTTCGCCTCCCGCTCGGCGGCGATGCTCCGGCAGGCCCGCTGGTTGCCCCGAACAGGCTGAGCCACGGACAGACCCTACCCCGCCGTGGTCAGCGCCCGCGCGATGGGCACGTTGCTCGCCAGCAGCCGCAACCGGGTCAGGTCGGTGGGGGCCACCCACGCGAGCGCCCGGTGCTCCAACGGCCTCGGTTCGTCGGACAGCAGGCGCACCCGCAGCGCCACGAGCGTGAAGGCCCCTACCGGCGTGTCGAGGTGCGAGCGGTAGACCTCCTCGCCCGCCTCCACCTCGGCCCCGAGTTCCTCGCGCCACTCGCGGGCCAGAGCCTCCTGCGGGGTCTCGCCCCCCTCCACCTTGCCGCCCGGGAACTCCCACTGCCCCGCCGCCCACGCCGGGGAGGACCGCGCCCCCACGAGCACCTGCCGCACCCCGCCCGGCCCCTCACGTTCCAGAATGCCTGCCACGACCGTTCGCATGGAGGGCAGTCTGGCGCAGAGAGCGAAGCGACCCGTCGGCCCTCCTCTCTTTTTGAACCGGGTACACTCCGTTCATGACCTACGACAGCGTGCGGCTCTCCCACGAGGGGGAGGTGGCGACCCTGACCCTCGCCCACCCCAAGGGCGCCTTCGGCCCGGCGACGTGGCGCGACGTGCCCCGGGCGCTCGGCGACCTCGGGGACGCGCGGGTGCTGGTCGTGCGGGGCGAGCGGCACTTCAGCGTGGGCCTGGACGTGGCGGCGACCGCGCCCGTGATCGGTCCCGCGCTCGGGAATCCCGAGAAGTTCAGGGCCGTGGTGGACGAGATGCACGCGGCCATCGAGGGGCTCGCGACGCTGCCCGTGCCCGTCATTGCCGCCATCGACGGCTGGTGCATCGGGGCGGGGCTGGAACTCGCCGCCGCCTGCGACCTGCGGCTGTGCAGCGCCTCTGCCCGCTTCAGCCTGCCGGAGGTCAAACTCGGCATCACCGCCGACCTGGGGGGCCTTCAGCGGCTGCCGCACCTGATCGGGCGGGGCCGGGCGGCCCACCTCGCGCTGACCGGGGAACCCATCGACGCGCAGGCCGCCGAACGCTGGGGCCTCGTCACCGAGGTGCTGGAGGGGGCGGAGGCGCTGTACGCCCGCGCGCAAAGTCTCGCCGCGCACCTCGCCTCCCTGCCGCCCCGGGCACTGGAGGGCACGAAGCGCACCCTGCAAGACGGCCTTCCCCACGCCGAGAGCCTCGCCGCCGCCGTGGAGTGGAACGCGCGGCACATGACGGCAGACGCGATGCTGAGCGCCCTCAAGAAAGCCTGACCTCCTCCCGCCTGCCCCCAAGGAGCCCACCATGACCCAGCCCCACGACCCCTCCACCACCTTCCGCCCCGACCTCCTGAACGGCAAGCACGCCCTGATCACCGGGGGCGGCAGCGGTATCAACCTCGGCATCGCGCGTTCTTTTGCCGGCCACGGGTGCGCCGTGACGATCCTCGGGCGCAATCTCGAAAAAGCGCAGAATGCTGCCCGGAGCATCGGGGAGGCGGGCGGACGGGCCCTCGGCGTCTCGGCGGACGTGCGCGACTTCGCGGCGCTTCAGGCCGCCGCGCAGGCCGGGGTGGAGGCGTTCGGGCCGCTCGACATCGTGCTCGCGGGGGCGGCGGGGAACTTCCCGGCCCCGGTGGACGGCATCAGCCCGAACGGCTTCAAGACGGTCGTGGACATCGACCTGCTGGGCACCTACAACACCATCAAGGCGTGCGCGCCGCACCTGAGGGTGCCGGGGGGCAACATCCTCTCGATCAGCGCCTACGGGGTGCCCGTGCCCATGCAGGCGCACGTCGTCGCCGCGAAGGCGGGGGTGGACGCGCTGACGCAGACTCTGGCCGTCGAGTGGGGCCTGCGCGGCGTGCGGGTAAACGCGATCATCCCCGGCCCCATCGACGGCACCGAGGGGATGGCCCGCCTCGCCCCCGACGAGAAGACGCGGGAGCAGTTCACCCGCACCGTGCCCCTGGGCCGCTTCGGGCTGCCCCAGGACATCGCCAACGCGGCCCTCTTCCTGGTGTCCGACGCGGCCAGTTACGTGACGGGCGTGATCCTCCCGGTGGACGGCGGCCAGAACATGCTCGGCGGGGCGCCCCAGTATCAGATGTACCAGCAGATGGGGCTCGCGCTGCCCAAGGGGTAAGGCCTGGGGCCACGGAATCTTCTCTCCCCTTCGTGTAGCGAGGCCGCGAAGGGTCCGCAGGAGGCAGCCAGGGCGGCGCCCCCTCTCCCCGGCCTCACCTCACGGTCAATCCCGACCCGCAGCGGCAACGGAACTTCCCCAGCGGCTCGGTCCACTCGCCCCACGCCTGCCACGTCGCCTCACGGTTCCAGGGCCAGCGTTTCTCGCGGACGCGGACGGCGTGGCCCCCCGGCGTGCGCGTGAAGCGGTAGGCCCGCCCGCAGCGGGGGCAGTGCAAGACGTCGCCGGTGAGGTCTGCTCGGGTCACGCCCCTCCAGTCTGCCCGCTATCCTGCCGGCGTGCGGCGAGTTCTCCCCCTATGTCTGGCGCTCCTGGCCCCCGGGTCGGCGGCGCAGGCGCCGGGGCTTACCCCGGTGCTGGGGCTCGTCCGCGAACCGGGCAGGGGCGCGGAGGTGCGGCGGGTGCTGGCGGGGGCCCCGCGCGGGGTCCAGGTCGGCCTGCTCGTGCGCGACCTGACGACGGGCGCGGAACTGGAGGCGCGGGAGGCCGACCTTTCCCTCATCCCGGCGAGCACCGTCAAGCTCGTCACGGCACTGTCGGTCCTGCTCGACCGGGGGGGCGCGGGCGGGTGGTGGAGCACGGAACTCACCGTCCCCGCCGCCGAGGTCGGGCGGGCCCGCGTCTCCCACCTCACCCTGCGAGGGGGGGCAGACCCCACCCTCGGCGTGGCGGACGGCCCCAACAGCCTGCGCGCCCTCGCCCGGCAGGCCCACGCGCGCGGGGTGCGCGAGGTCGGGGAGGTGCGGCTCGATGAGCACACGCTCGACGCCGCGACGTGGAACGGTCTGGTCCTGGGCGTCCCCATGACCCCCGTGCGCCTCTCGGACTGGCACGCCGCCCCCCCCACGTCGGCGGGAGAGGCGCGGCGGCGGGCGGGCGCGGCCCTGATCCGGGAACTGCGGCGGGCCGGGGTGCGGGTGAGTTCGGAGCGCGTGGGGACGGCCCCACCCTTCATCCCCTTCCTGCCTCCCTCCCGGGTGGACGAGCGGGGCCGCCGCCTCCCGCCCGACCCGTTCGTGCCGGTGGCCCGGCGGCCCGAGCAGGGGGTCGCCAGCGTGCGCAGCCCCTCGCCGACCGGGGTGCTCGCCGCCACCCTGCGGCCCAGCGACAACCTGCGCTCGGAGGAACTCCTCGCCACCCTCGCGGCTCGGCCACGGGGAAACGGCACGCTCCCCGGCGCCCTCGCGCGGGAACGCTCGGCCCTGCGCCAAGGCGGGGTGGACCTCACGGGCGTGCACCTCGCCGACGGCAGCGGCCTGAGCCGGGAAAACCGCCTCACCGCCCGCGCGCTGGTGGACCTGCTGCGCGCGGCGCACGACCTCCCCTATCCCACCTCCCCGCCGCGCGCCGAGCTGCCCGCGCAGACCTACCGGGGGCGCCGCAACGCCCTCGCCGAGGCGCTGCCCCAGGCGGGGACGGGCGAGAATGTCCCGGAGCACGACGGGCGCGGCGGCACCCTCGCGCGGCGGCTGGTGGGCTCGGGCCTCGACGTGCGGGCGAAGACGGGCACCCTCCCCGGGGTGAGCGCGCTCGCCGGGTACGTGACGGGCGCGAGCGGGCACACCCTCGCCTTCGCCGTGCTGATGAACGGGCCGGGGGATGCCCCGATCCTCACCCTGCGCGCGTTGCAAGACGAGGTGGTGCGGGCCGTCGCCGCCGCACACTGAACCCTCTAGGGCACGTCGTCATCGAGGTCGGGGAGGTCGCCGACCGGGAGCTGGACGTGGGCGGTGGTGCCCCTGCCGAGCTCGCTCTCCAGCCAAATGCGACCGCCGTGCGCGTCCACGATGCCCTTGGCGATGCTCAGACCCAGCCCGGCCCCGCCCTGGTCGCGGCTGCGGCTGTCCTCGACCCGGTAGAAGCGGTCGAAGAGCCGCGCGAGGTGCTCGGGCGCGATGCCGGGGCCGTCGTCCCCCACGCTCAGGCGCACCTCGCGCCCGTCCTCCTGGAGGCTGCTCGTCAACGTGATGTGGCGGGCTCCCGCCTTGAGGGCGTTGCCCACGAGGTTGATCAGCACCTGCTTGAGGCGGTCGGGATCGCCCTCGAACACCACGTCCTGCCCGCCCGCCGTCAAGGCGGTGCCCTGCGCCTGGGCGAGGGGCGCGAGTTCGCGCGTGACCTCGCCGAGAAAGGGGCCCGAGAGGACGGGCTGGCGGGTCAGGGTCAGCGCCCCGCTGTCCGAGCGGGCGAGTTGCAGCAGGCTGGCGATCAGGTTGGTGAGCCGCTCGGACTCGCTGCGGATGATGCTCAGGCTCTCGCGCTGCTGCGGCGTGGGCTCGGTGCGCCGCAGCAGGTACGAGGCGTGCCCGCTGATCGCCGTGACGGGCGTGCGCAGCTCGTGACTGGCGTCGCTGGTAAACCGGCGCTGCGCCTCGAAACTCCCCTCCAACCGGCCCAGCATCGCGTTGAGCGCCCCGGCGAGCGACTCCACCTCGTCTCCCGTCTGGGGCTCGGGCACCCGCTCGCCGAGGTTTTGCCCGCCGATGCGCTCGGCGGCACGCTGCACCTGCCGCAGCGGCTGGAGCGCCCGCCCGGCGAGCAGGTAGGCCCCCGCCCCCGCCGTGATCAACCCCACGACAAAGAGAAGTAAGATTACCCGCCGCAGTTGGGCGAGGGTGTCGTGGAGGGCGGTGAGCGGGCGGCCCACGTAGGTGATTGCGAGGGTCTCCTGAGGCCCGCTTAACCCGCTCGGCTTGAGCTGCACCGGGCCGAGCGTGACCAGGAAGCGGTAGGGCGTGACCCGTCCGCTGTACGCCTCCTTGATGTCCCGCTCGACCACGATCTGGGCGTCGAGCGACTCGATCAGCCCGGTGAGTTCCGCGTCGCTCAGCCCCAGGGGCGCCGCACGGTCCAGGCCGATGGGGGGGCGCCGGGTGGCCTCGGTCAGGCGGCGCACGTAGTCGAGCAGTTGCCGCCGTGCCTGGGGCGTGCGCGCCTGGTCCAGCGCCGTTCGCAGGGTCGGCGTGTCGTAAAAGGCCAGCTCCTCGATCTGGATCGCGTCGTTGGGGAAAAAATAGCGCAGGGGCGAGAGGCTGCCCGCCGCGTCCTGCTCGGGTCCCTCGCCGGGAACACCGAGTTGAAGCTGGCTCACCGTGTCCGTGAAGCTGCGGTAGGTGCGCTGCAACTCCCGGTCGAGGTTCCCCACCAGGCTCGTGCGCATCAGGAAGAGGGCCGCGAACCCCACCACCGTCAGCAGCGCCGCGAGCAGCGCCGTGTAGAAGAGGGTCAGCCGCCAGCGCAGCGTCATGGCGACTCCGCGGGCCGGGGGGTGCCGGGCGTGGCGGGGGGGTTCCTCACGTCCGGCAGTCTAGCTCCGCTGCCGCCGCCCCTCACTCCTCGCGCAGCACGTAGCCGACGCCGCGCACGGTGTGGATCAGCCGCCGCTCGCCGCCTTCTTCGAGCTTGCGGCGCAGGTAGCCGATATACACGTCGACCACGTTGCTGCCGCCCGTGTACTCGGGCCAGACCTTCTCCTCGATCTCGAAGCGGGAAAAGACCTTGCCGGGATTGCGCGCGAGGAGTTCGAGCAGCTCGAATTCCTTGGCGCTGAGTTCGACCCGCCGCCCACCCCGGAAGATCTCGCGCCCGTCGAGGTTCATCACGAGGTCGGCGACCCGCACCTCGCCCGTCACCGCCGGGTTCACCCGCCGCAGGTGCGCGCGGACGCGGGCGAGCAGTTCCTCGATGGAAAAGGGCTTGATCAGGTAGTCGTCGGCGCCCGAGTCCAGGCCCTCCACCTTGTCCTGGATGCCGTCTTTCGCCGTCAGGATGATGATCGGCGTGTTGCTCGTCTTGCGGATGCGCCGGGCGACCTCCAGCCCGTCGAGTACGGGCAGCATCAGGTCGAGGATCACGAGGTCGGGGTTGACCTCCCGGAACTTGGACAGCCCCGTCACCCCGTCGAAGGCCACTTCGGTCGCGTACCCCTCGGCGGCGAGTTCGAGTTCGATAAAGCGCGCGATGTCTTTTTCATCCTCGATGACGAGGACCAGGGGCTTGCGTTCCATACCGGCAGTCTAGGCAACGTTCTCATGAGAAGGCCGCCCAGGCGCTTAACCGGTTTTCATAGCCCCCGCACCAACCTCACGCAGGGCGTAGGCACGGCAGCCTGGCCCGAAGCCCGCCAGCGGGGGCAGGGGCCGCGCCACCAGGGTGCCGGGGTGGCCGAGTCCCGCCGCCGCCTCGCCGCACACGAGCGTCTCCCCGGGGCGGGCGGCGTCGCACAGGCGCCGGGCGTAGTTGACGGGCAGGCCGTACGCGCTGTGCTGGCCCCCCACCGGGCCGGTGATCACGGCCCCCAGGGCCACCCCCGCCCGCACCTGCAACCTCACCCCCAGGGCGGCGGCGAGCCCCAACCGCGCGGCCCGCTCGTGCGACTCGTGCCCGGCGGCGACCCCCGCCCCGACCTCCCCGTGGGGCCACAGCCCCAGCACCGCGTCCCCCTGATGCTGGAGGACCCGCCCCCCCCGCGCCTCGAAACTCAACACGAGCACCTGCACGAACTCGGCCATCAGCGCGGCGTAGTCCTCCAGCGGCAGCAGGTGCGCCAGCCGCGTGCTCCCGACGAGATCGACCATCACGAGGCAGGCCCGCCCGGGGTCGGGGCGCCGGGCCGGCAGGGGAAAGAGCAGGTCGGTCATCGGGGCTTCGAAACCATCATGCTCCTCCCACCGTCCTCAGTAAACCCCCACCCTCCTCACATCGGGGGGTGAGGGGTGGGCCCCGGCGTCTCCGGGAAAGCCTCCCGGTCAGAGCTGGAAGCCGTGGAGGGGCGGCAGGGTGCGGAAGGCCACCCAGTCGCCGACCGCCGCCCCCGGCAACTCCTCGAAGGCGCCGAGGACCAGGGGCAATCGGGCGCCCACCACCCACACGCGCCGGGAGACGGCCAGGAGTTCGCCCACCCCCTCGACCTCGGAGACGCCGACGACGGCGAGGGTTGCGCGGGCGCGGCCCACCTCCTCGGCGTTCAACACGCGCGGCCCGCCGCCCCGGCGGTCGAGGACGCCGTGGACCACCACCCGGGCGGGGCCGGGGCGACCCCGGTAGGGGCCGGTGCGGTCGAAGAGGTACAGGACGCGGCCCCCCGACGCGAATTCCAGCAGGGGGCTGCCCTCGCGCTGGGGGTAGAGCTGTCCCTGGGCGGCGAAGGGAGCGTAGCGGGACGCGAACTCCAGCTCCGAGCTCTCTAAGGTCATCGCCCTCCTCTGGCGGCTCTGGCGGCATCACGCATCCGCGCCATTCTAACCGCCGCCCGGGGGGTCCTCCAGCCACGCCAGGGTGGGACGGTCGAGCCCCGCCGCGTCGAGCACGGCGTCGGCCCGCTCCAGCGCGAAGGTGCCCTCCACCTCCCGCAGCACGTGGATCAGGACGAGTCCCGTGAGCCGTTCGAGCACCGCCCACCCCGGTGAACCGGGCGGCTGGGCGTCGCGTGCGCGCCGCAGCAGGGTCAGGGCGCGCGCCTCGTCTCCCTCCTGGAAGGCGGCGCGGACCGTCTCCGGCACGAGGGCGCGCGGCGGCGTCAGGTCAGGCTCCGCCACGTCACGTCGGCGACCACGCCCGCGAGCATGGTGAGGGCGAGCCACATGTTCGCGTCGAAAAAGGCCACGTTCACGCGCCCCAGGTCGTCCGGATTCACGATGCGGTGTTCGTAAAAGAGGATGCCGCCCATGACCAGCACCGCGAGGCCGTACCAGAAGCTCGCGCCCGTCGCCACCCCGACGAGGGCCAGCAGGACGAAGGTCAGGGCGTGGCTCGCCGCCGCGATCCTCAGGGCCGAGGGGATGCCGAAGCGCACAGGGATGCTCCTGATGCCGTTTACCACGTCGAATCGGTAGTCGAGGGTCGCGTAGATCACGTCGAGCCCGATCATCCAGAACAGGACGACCCCCCACAGCAGCCACGCGCCGAGCGCGAACTCTCCCGTCACGGCGATCCACCCGCCCGCCGCCGCCGCGCCGTCCGTGACCCCCAGCCAGGCGTGACACAGCCAGGTAAAGCGCTTGGTGTACGGGTAACCGATCAGAAACACGACCGCCAGCGGCAGCAGTGCCAGGCACAACGGGTTGAGCTGCGCCGCGGCGAAGCTCAGCACCGTCAGGCTCACGACGACGAGCGCCCACGCCTGGGCCGGGCTGACCTTGCCGCTGGGAACCTCGCGGCCCGCCGTGCGGGGGTTGCGGGCGTCGATGAGACGGTCGATGACCCGGTTGGCGCCCATCGCCGCCGTCCGGGCCGCCGCCATCGCCACCGTGACCCACAGCAGGACATGCCAGCCCGGCCAGCCGGTGCCGTTTTGCCCCATGCTCGCCAGCAGCATCCCGGCGTAGGCGAACGGCAGGGCGAACACGGTGTGCTCGAACTTCACGAGGTCCAGGTAGGTTTTCACGCGTGCGGCGGCACTCACGACGCTCCAGAATACGTCGCCGTTACCCGGGGGGCCGGGGATCAGGGCACACACCCGCCGGAAGACTCTGCTATGATGCTCCCCGCGCGGGCGTGAACGAGGCGTAGCGCAGGCCGGTAGCGCACTTGGTTTGGGACCAAGGGGTCGCTGGTTCGAATCCAGTCGCCTCGACCAAAGATCACGGCCCGGCGCGACTTCGCGGGATTGGTGTAGTGGTAGCACAGCAGCCTTCCAAGC is a window encoding:
- a CDS encoding response regulator transcription factor, translated to MERKPLVLVIEDEKDIARFIELELAAEGYATEVAFDGVTGLSKFREVNPDLVILDLMLPVLDGLEVARRIRKTSNTPIIILTAKDGIQDKVEGLDSGADDYLIKPFSIEELLARVRAHLRRVNPAVTGEVRVADLVMNLDGREIFRGGRRVELSAKEFELLELLARNPGKVFSRFEIEEKVWPEYTGGSNVVDVYIGYLRRKLEEGGERRLIHTVRGVGYVLREE
- a CDS encoding adenylate/guanylate cyclase domain-containing protein, producing MTDLLFPLPARRPDPGRACLVMVDLVGSTRLAHLLPLEDYAALMAEFVQVLVLSFEARGGRVLQHQGDAVLGLWPHGEVGAGVAAGHESHERAARLGLAAALGVRLQVRAGVALGAVITGPVGGQHSAYGLPVNYARRLCDAARPGETLVCGEAAAGLGHPGTLVARPLPPLAGFGPGCRAYALREVGAGAMKTG
- the mqnP gene encoding menaquinone biosynthesis prenyltransferase MqnP, producing MSAAARVKTYLDLVKFEHTVFALPFAYAGMLLASMGQNGTGWPGWHVLLWVTVAMAAARTAAMGANRVIDRLIDARNPRTAGREVPSGKVSPAQAWALVVVSLTVLSFAAAQLNPLCLALLPLAVVFLIGYPYTKRFTWLCHAWLGVTDGAAAAGGWIAVTGEFALGAWLLWGVVLFWMIGLDVIYATLDYRFDVVNGIRSIPVRFGIPSALRIAAASHALTFVLLALVGVATGASFWYGLAVLVMGGILFYEHRIVNPDDLGRVNVAFFDANMWLALTMLAGVVADVTWRSLT